CGTACTTGCCGGTTTCAACGCCGGACAACAGGTCGCTGGAATCGGTCACGACGAAGTCGGCCCGCACGTCCAGTTCGTTGGCCAGCTGTTGGCCCAATTCCACTTCGAAGCCGGTGAGTTTGCCCTCGTCCTTGAAATTGAAGGGGGGTGTATTAGCCTCAAGGGCAATACGCAGTTCGCCCCGATCGTTTACATCGTCAATCAGTTCGGCATGGGCCAAAGGGCTCAAAAGGGGTAGCAGGCAGATCAGGCCAGGCAAAAAGCGCATGGTCACTCCTTTGAATACATTTATCGCGATGCTCTGATTCAGGCTCGCTTTGCTATGGTTGTCGAGGTCCTTCGACAACAAATGGCCGTGAAGTTGTCTCGGCCACGCGGATTTTACGGAAAAACTGGAGAAGAGAATGAAAACGTTTATGTCACGAGCAGCATTCGCTGGGCTGCTGCTGAGTGCTTCGATGCTGGCAACGGCTGCGACTCCGGCGCCCAAGGGTGCAGAAGTGTTTATCGTATCTCCCGCAGACGGCGCCACTGTCCCGGAAACCTTCACCGTCAAATTCGGCGTCAAGGACATCGCCCTGGCACCGGCCGGGGATGTCACCAAGAACACCGGTCACCACCACTTGCTGATCGATGTCGACAAACTGCCGGCCGCCGGCGCACCGATTCCGCTGGATGCCAACCACATGCACTTCGGCAAGGCGCAGACCCAGGCCGAAATCAAACTGGCCCCGGGCAAACACACCTTGCAGCTTGAGCTGGGCGACAGCGGACACATGCCGTTCGATCCGCCCATCGTGTCGAAGAAGATCACCGTCAACGTCAAATGACACGGTAGCGCATGAAAAAGGAGCCCCGAAGGGCTCCTTTTTTTGTCACTCAAGTCGCTATCAGAACAACACGCGGCAGCGAATAGTGCCGTTGATGTGCTGCAGTTTCTCCTGGGCGATTTCCGAGTAATCGGCGTCTACGTCGATGACCACGTAGCCGACTTTCTCGTTGGTCTGCAGGAACTGACCGGAGATGTTGATGCCGTTTTCGGCGAAGACCTTGTTGATCTCGCTCATCACACCCGGAATGTTCTGGTGGATGTGCAGCAGGCGGTGCTTGCCAGGGTGAGCCGGCAGGGCCACTTCCGGGAAGTTCACCGACGACACCGAGGTGCCGTTGTCGCTGTACTTGACCAGTTTTTCTGCCACTTCCAGACCGATGTTGGCCTGCGCCTCGGCGGTGGAACCACCGATGTGCGGGGTCAGGATCACGTTGTCCAGGCCACGCAGCGGGCTTTCGAACTCTTCGTCGTTGGAGCGTGGCTCCACCGGGAACACGTCGATGGCCGCGCCGATCAGGTGCTTGTCCTTGATCGCGTCCGCCAGGGCGTCCAGTTCGACCACGGTGCCGCGTGCGGCGTTGATCAGAATGCCGCCCTTCTTGATGGCGCGGATTTCCTTCTCGCCGATCATCCACTGGGTCGCCGCGGTTTCCGGAACGTGCAGGGTAACGATGTCGGACATGCCCAGCAGCTCGGTCAGGTTACCGACCTGGGTTGCATTGCCCAATGGCAGCTTGGTCACGGTGTCGTAGAAGTACACCTGCATGCCCAGGCCTTCCGCCAGGACCGACAATTGCGTGCCGATCGAGCCGTAACCGACGATGCCCAGCTTCTTGCCGCGGATCTCGAAGGAGTTGGCCGCGCTCTTGATCCAGCCGCCACGGTGGCAGGATGCGTTTTTCTCAGGAATGCCGCGCAGCAACAGGATCGCTTCGGCCAGCACCAGCTCGGCAACGGAGCGAGTGTTGGAGTACGGGGCGTTGAACACCGCGATGCCGCGTTCGCGCGCCGCGTTCAGGTCGACCTGGTTGGTGCCGATGCAGAAACACCCCACAGCCACGAGCTTCTTCGCGTGATCGAAGATCTCTTCGGTCAGTTGAGTGCGAGAGCGAATGCCGATGAAGTGCGCATCAGCGATCTTTTCCTTCAGCTGGGCTTCCGGCAGAGAACCAGTGAGGTACTCGATGCTGGTGTAGCCCGCCGACTTGAGGACGTCGACAGCCGATTGGTGGACGCCTTCGAGAAGAAGGAACTTGATCTTGCTCTTATCGAGAGAAGTCTTGCTCATCTGCGTAAACCTGTATCCCGGAGAAAAATGGCAGGAAATAGTCAGGGTGCCCTGTCTTATACGTACTGATCCTTTTTGACGGCGTCTGTTGCCGTCATGCTGCGTTGCCGCTCCTCGCCATAGCGGGCTATGACTCGTCGCGGCGCCTTACCTGACGACAACAGCCACTCGTCAAAAGAGGATCGTACGTATAAAACAGGGCACATAACGCTGACCCGGACGGCAGGAAAGCCGTCACCGCAGAATAGCCGTTGGGCACTACCCTGCGGGGTCGGTATGCTAGCATACGCACCCCGCTAAACACTCATTCCTGCGACGTGAAGCGTTCTCAGGATGACCATGAATTGTTCGAGAGTTCTGTCGATGACCAATCCTGCCCTGATTGATGAGCTGAAGACCCTGGTTGAGCCTGGCAAGGTGTTGACCGACGCCGACTCCCTGAATACTTATGGCAAGGATTGGACCAAGCATTTCGCCCCGGCCCCGACCGCCATCGTGTTCCCCAAGACCACCGAGCAGGTCCAGGCCATTGTCCGTTGGGCCAACACGCACAAGGTGGCGCTGGTGCCGTCCGGCGGTCGTACCGGTCTTTCCGCCGCTGCGGTGGCGGCCAATGGTGAAGTGGTCGTGTCGTTCGACTACATGAACCAGATTCTCGACGTGAACCTGACCGACCGCACGGCGGTGTGCCAGCCAGGCGTGGTCACCGAGCATCTGCAGAACGTGGCTGAAGAAAAAGGCCTGTATTACCCGGTGGATTTTGCGTCGGCGGGTTCGAGCCAGATTGGCGGCAATATCGGCACCAATGCCGGCGGAATCAAGGTGATTCGCTACGGCATGACCCGCAACTGGGTAGCCGGCATGAAAGTCGTCACCGGCAAGGGCGATCTGCTGGAACTGAACCGCGACCTGATCAAGAACGCCACCGGCTACGACCTGCGTCAGCTGTTCATCGGCGCCGAAGGCACCCTCGGTTTTGTCGTCGAAGCGACCATGCGCCTGGACCGCGCGCCGAAAAACCTCACCGCGATGGTCCTCGGCACCGCCGATTTCGACTCGATCATGCCGGTGCTGCACGCGTTCCAGAGCAAACTCGACCTGACCGCCTTCGAGTTCTTCTCCGACAAGGCCCTGGCCAAGGTCATGGCCCGCGGCGACGTGCCGGCGGCGTTTGAAACCGATTGCCCGTTCTACGCGCTGCTGGAATTCGAAGCGACCACCGAAGAAGTGGCCAACCACGCCCTGGAAACCTTTGAGCACTGCGTCGAGCAGGGCTGGGTGCTGGACGGCGTCATGAGCCAGAGCGAAACCCAGCTGCAGAACCTGTGGAAACTACGCGAATACATTTCCGAAACCATTTCCCACTGGACGCCATACAAGAACGACATTTCGGTCACCGTGTCGAAAGTCCCGGCATTCCTGAAGGAAATCGACGCGATTGTCGGCGAACACTACCCGGATTTCGAAATCGTCTGGTTCGGCCACATCGGCGACGGCAACCTGCACTTGAACATCCTCAAGCCGGAAAACCTGAGCAAGGACGAGTTCTTCGCCAAGTGCGCCACCGTCAACAAGTGGGTGTTCGAAACCGTCGAGAAGTACAACGGCTCGATTTCCGCCGAACACGGCGTGGGCATGACCAAGCGTGATTACTTGACCTACAGCCGCTCGCCGGTCGAGATCGAATACATGAAAGCCGTCAAGGCGGTGTTCGACCCGAACGGCATCATGAACCCGGGCAAAATCTTCGCTGTTTGAATCAACGGAACAGGAGTCGGTAATGAGCTATCAGCACCAGTATGTCGACGGTACGCGTATTCACTTCCCGCTGGGGAAAGTGGTGTGCATTGGCCGCAACTACGCCGAACACGCCAAGGAACTGGACAATCCGGTGCCTACCGAGCCGCTGCTGTTCATCAAGCCAGGCAGTTGCGTGGTGCCGCTGGAAGGCGGTTTCAGCATTCCGACCGAGCGCGGTTCGGTGCATTACGAAGCGGAAATCGCGGTGTTGATCGGCAAGCCGTTGTCGACCAAGCCAAGCCGTGAAGAAGTGCTGGATGCGATTTCCGGTTTCGCCCCGGCCCTGGACCTGACGTTGCGCGACAAGCAGGCCGAGCTGAAATCCAAGGGCCTGCCGTGGGAAATCGCCAAGTCCTTCGACGGCGCGGCGGTGATTGCGCCGTTCGTGTCCGGCAGCACCTTTGCCGACCTGACTGACATCGGCATCCGCCTGACCATCAATGGCGAAGTGCGCCAGGATGGCAACAGCAGCGCCATGCTCAACCCGATCGTGCCGATGATCCAGCACATGGCCGGTTGCTTCTCGCTGCAGGCCGGGGACGTGATCCTGACCGGCACGCCAGTGGGCGTTGGCCCGCTGAATGTCGGTGATGAACTGGTGATCGAACTGTCCGGCGCGAGCAGTTTCACCAGCAGCGTCCGTTAACCCAAACACCGCAAAACCCGGTAGGCGTGAGCCTGCTCGCGATACCGGCCTGTCATTCGACATCTCTGTTGACTGACACGCCCTCATCGCGAGCAGGCTCGCTCCGACATCGGTTTGTGGTGGCCCGCAGAAGGGCAATCCCGCCATTTCCCGTTTTTTTCACATCTTGTCTGGATAATTCCGCGGATTCCGGCGTCTGAGCCGGTCCCAATTGTGCTATTACCCGTAGCCTGAATTTCTGGAACGCATCCTGAATGGCCACCCGACCGCTGCCCACTGTCAAAACTGCCCGCCGCTCGCGCTTTGTCATGCGTTGGTATTCCTGGCTTTTGCTGGTGGCCGTCGCCGTTTATGGCCTCGCCTTTGCGATGCATTGGGACGATCGCGGTGTGCTCTGGCTGCATGAGCGTTTTGAAAGCCCGGCCGAGCGTCAGGAAAGTATCTGGCTACCGGATTACCGCGCAGTGATCGACGCCAAGCTGCTGCCGGGCATGGAGAAGGACGAAGCGTCGGACCTGGCTTACAACCCGCACACCAAAACCCTGTTTTCGGTCATGGGCAAAAACCCGTTCCTCGTTGAGCTGACCTTGCAAGGCGATGTCCTGCGCAAGATGCCGCTGGTGGGCTGGAGCAACCCTGAAGGCCTGACCATGATGGGCAATGGTCTGCTGGCCATCGTCGATGAGCGTGAGCATATGCTCTCCATCGTCAAGGTCGATGCCGACACGCGTGAACTGAACATCACCAACTTCCCTAAATACGACCTCGGCCCTTCGAAAGACCAGAACAAGGCCTTCGAAGCCATCGTCTATGACCCGCGCAATCAGCAAATCCTCCTGGGTGAGGAGCGTCCGCCTGCGCTGTTCAGCTGGAAAAGCGACGGCAGCCAGACCCTCAAGGGCGACAAGCAGAAACTCGCCAATGACGAACTGGACATCCGCAACCTCTCGGGACTGGCCATCGACCCGCGTACAGGCCACACCCTGGTGCTGTCCGCCGATTCCCACTTGTTGCTGGAACTGGACGAGAAGGGCGAGCAGGTCAGCTTCATGACCTTGCTGGGCGGCTTCAACGGCTTGAAGAAGACCATTCCGCGCGCCGAAGGCGTGACCATGGACGAGGCGGGCACGCTGTACATGGTGAGTGAGCCGAACCTGTTCTACCGTTTCGAAAAGCAGAAATAGGCGCTCAGAATCCAGGCGTTGTGGTCAAAGGCAACTGGCCATTAAGCTTGAATTCATACAGGCGTGATATTTCATCCGCCTGTTTCTGTTTCCGAGCCCGCCTGAATGCGCCGACTTGCCCGTCCCAAACCCCTTATTTTGATCCTGACAGTCATTGCACTGGTCGCGCTGATTGCGGTTGGCCAATACATGCGTCTGTTCGAGCGCGCCTGGTTCAACCTGCACACCCTCTGGCAACCTTTAAGCAGCGAGTCCATCGGCCTGGATCAATACCGGGTGGAGCTCGAAGCCCGGGTCATTGACGGGCTGAACGACGACGTGTCGGCGCTGACCTTCGATCCGGTGCGCAAAAGCCTGTTTACCGTCACCAACAAAAACGCCGAGCTGATCGAACTGTCGCTGGACGGGCGGATCGTCCGACGTATTTCGCTGGTCGGCTTCGGTGATCCGGAGGCGGTGGAGTTCATCAGCGCCGACACATACGTGATCACCGATGAACGCCAGCAGCGGCTGATCAAGATTCATCTGGATAAGGACACGACGTTCCTCGACGCGGCGGACGCCGAGCAGATGACCCTCGGCGTGCACATGAGCGGCAACAAGGGTTTCGAAGGCCTGGCTTACGATTCGGTGGGCAAGCGCCTGTTCGTCGCCAAGGAGCGCGACCCGATGCTGATCTACGAAGTGCAGGGCTTCCCACATTACAACCCGGAGAAATCCTACGCGGTGCATGTGGTCAACAACCCCAAGCGCGATGCCGGGATGTTCGTGCGAGACCTGTCGAGCCTGCAATACGACGAGCGCAGCGGCCATTTGCTGGCGCTGTCCGACGAGTCGCGGCTGATTCTGGAACTGGATGTGGACGGGCGACCGCTGAGCACCATGTCGCTGAGCAAGGGGCGACAGGGGTTGCAGAAGACCGTGCCGCAAGCGGAAGGCATCGCCATGGATGACGATGGCACGATGTACCTGGTGAGCGAGCCGAACCTGTTCTACGTCTTCAAAAAACCAGCGCAGAACTAACAAACACCGCAAAACCTATTGTAGGAGCGAAGCTTGCTCGCGAAGAGGCCGTAACAATCGACAGAGATGTTGAATGTGACGGCCTCTTCGCGAGCAAGCTTCGCTCCTACTGGGAGTGCGGGGTCAGGCCTTGAGGGTTTTCACGCCTTCGCTAGTGCCCAGCAGCAGCAAATCCGCCGGACGCGCCGCGAACAAACCATTGGTGACCACGCCCACAATGGCGTTGATCTGCGCCTCCAGCTCCACCGGGTTGGTGATCTGCATGTTGAACACGTCGAGGATGATGTTGCCGTTGTCGGTCAACACGCCTTCACGGTAGACCGGGTCGCCGCCGAGCTTCACCAGCTCGCGGGCCACATGGCTGCGGGCCATCGGGATCACTTCGACCGGCAGCGGGAACGCGCCGAGCACCGGCACCAGTTTGCTGGCGTCGGCGATGCAGATGAAGGTCTTGGCCACGGCCGCGACAATTTTCTCGCGAGTCAGGGCCGCGCCGCCGCCCTTGATCAAGTTCAGGTGCTCGTCGCTTTCATCGGCGCCGTCGACATAAAACTCCAGGTCGCTGACGGTGTTCAGCTCATACACCGGAATGCCGTGGCCCTTGAGGCGAGCGGCGGTGGCTTCGGAGCTGGCGACCGCGCCGTCAAACGCGCCTTTGTGCTTGGCCAGGGCGTCGATGAAGCAGTTGGCGGTGGAGCCGGTGCCGACCCCGACAATGCTCTTGTCGTCGAGTTTTGGGAGGATGAAGTCGACGGCGGCCTGAGCCACTGCCTGTTTGAGTTGATCCTGGGTCATGCGGGCTCCGAGGTGCCGAAGGAGGGAACGAAAGGCCAGCATTATAGGCTTCGGGGCAGGGAAGGTCATTGCCCGATTGGCGGGCCACGACCGTTACTTGTAGGAGCGAGGCTTGCCCGCGAAAGCGATCGTACCGCCAACATTTATGTTGGATGTGACGGCCTCTTCGCGGGCAAGCCTCGCTCCCACAGGTTCATGATCCCTTCCATGGACGGTAAAACCACCTGTTTAGTGTGGTCGTCCGGCCGAAAGCCGGGTTAGACTCCTTGGCCCTGCCCAACCCGCTCAGTGATGCTTTCCGATGCTCGAACAGTACGTCAAAAAGATCCTCACCTCGCGCGTTTATGACGTTGCCGTAGAAACCCCGTTGCAGACTGCTCGCCAGCTCTCCGAGCGGCTGGGCAATTCCATTTGGCTCAAGCGTGAAGACTTGCAGCCGGTGTTCTCGTTCAAGATTCGCGGCGCCTACAACAAGTTGACGCAGTTGAGCGATGAAGAGCGCGCTCGCGGTGTGGTCACCGCCTCGGCGGGCAACCACGCGCAGGGCCTGGCCCTGGCGGCAAAAGTGCTGGGCGTGAAAGCCACCATCGTCATGCCCAAGACCACCCCGGAAATCAAGGTCGAAGGCGTGCGCTCCCGTGGCGGCAAAGTCGTGCTGCACGGCGATTCGTTCCCGGAAGCCCTGGCCTACTCGCTCAAACTGGTCGACGAAAAAGGCTACGTCTACATTCACCCTTACGACGATCCCCACACTATTGCCGGGCAGGGCACCGTGGCGATGGAGATTCTGCGCCAGCACCCCGGGCGTCTGGATGCGATCTTCGTTCCGGTGGGCGGCGGCGGGTTGATCGCCGGGATCGCTGCGTATGTGAAATACCTGCGCCCTGAAATCAAAATCATCGGCGTCGAACCGGACGATTCCAACTGCCTGCAAGCGGCCATGGCGGCCGGCGAGCGCGTGGTGCTGCCGACCGTGGGCCTGTTCGCCGATGGTGTCGCGGTGGCGCAGATCGGTCAGCACACCTTCGATATCTGCAAAGACTACGTCGATGAGGTGATCACCGTCAGCACCGACGAAATCTGCGCGGCGATCAAGGACATCTACGACGATACCCGCTCGATCACCGAACCTGCCGGCGCCCTGGGCGTGGCCGGGATCAAGAAGTACGTCGAGCAACGCGGTGTCACCGGGCACACCTTTGTCGCCATCGATTCCGGCGCCAACGTCAACTTCGACCGCTTGCGCCACGTTGCCGAGCGCGCCGAGCTGGGCGAGGGCCGCGAAGCCATCATCGCCGTGACCATTCCCGAGAAACCGGGCAGCTTCAAGGCGTTCTGCGAAGCCATCGGCAAGCGCCAGATCACCGAATTCAACTACCGCTACAACACTGGCAGCGAAGCGCATATCTTCGTCGGCGTGCAGACGCATCCGGAAACCGACCCGCGCAGTGCGCTGATCGCCAGCCTCAGCGAGCAGGGTTTCCCGGTGCTGGACCTGACCGATAACGAACTGGCCAAGTTGCACATACGTCACATGGTCGGTGGCCGCGCGGCCCAGGTCGTCGATGAAGTGGTGCTGCGCTTTGAATTCCCGGAACGTCCGGGTGCGCTGTTCAACTTCCTCAACAAGCTCGGCGGGCGCTGGAACATCTCGATGTTCCACTACCGCAACCACGGCGCGGCGGATGGCCGTGTGGTCGCGGGCCTGCAAGTGCCTCACGACGAACGTCATCTGGTTCCTGCGGCGCTTGAGGAAATCGGTTACCCGTACTGGGATGAAAGCGACAATCCGGCCTATCAGCTGTTTCTCGGCTGAGCGGCTACGCTGATGGGCAGTCTCTAAGGAAGTCGAACAATGGAAACGTTAACCGCCCTGAAAATGGCGCACACCGCGGCGACGGCAATATTGTTGGGTTGTGCGCTGGGCTTGGGGATATGGTTTTGGCAAACGCGGCGTCGTGGTGATGCGACTGCTGCAGCGCGCACGTTGCAACGGCCTCGGGTGTTCGTTTGGCTGTTGATGGGCCTGGCGCTGCTGAGCATGCCGTTCACCGGCTGGTGGATGGTGCATCTGGTGGGCTGGCCGTTGGGGCAGACGTGGTTGCTCGCGTCGAGTGTGCTTTACACCCTGGCAGCGTTGGGGTGGTTCTGGTTGTTGGTGCGGCTGAACAAGCTGCGTACTGCGCCGGGCGGCAGCGGCAAGTTCACCTTTGCTCTCGCGCTGTTCAGCTTTGTCTGCTTTATCGCCATTGCGGGGTTGATGGGCGCCAAGCCGGTTTAAGGCTTGAAACCGAGGCGATCCCTTCGCGGGCAAGCCTCGCTCCTACAGGTGATGTGTCGAGTCTGTAGTCGGCTACCACCACAAATCCTGTAGGCGCGAGGCTTGCCCGCGAAAGCAATTTCAGTCGCGCAACGAAATTACCGGCCAGCCACGCTGCTCGGCCTCGGCGCGCAAATTCGGATCAGGATCGACCGCCACCGGATTCGCCACTTGCTCCAGCAACGCAAAATCATTCATCGAGTCGCTGTAGAAATAGCTGTCTTCCAGCGAATGCCCGGTCTCTTCCAGCCAACGATTCAACCGCGTGACCTTGCCTTCGCGGAAGCACGGAACATCGGTGCTGCGCCCGGTATAACGGCCATCAACCATCTCGCATTCCGTGGCGATCAGAGTTTCAACCCCCAGACGCTGGGCAATCGGCCCGGTGACGAAACGGTTAGTCGCGGTGATGATCACCAATTTGTCGCCAGCCTCGCGGTGCTTGGCCAGCAAATCGATAGCCTTGGGCAGCACAATCGGCTCAATGCAATCGCGCATGTAATCCAGGTGCCATTGATCCAGTGTGGCCATCTCGGTGCGGCCGAGGACTTCCAGGCAAAAGTTCAGATAAGCATCGTTATCCAGCTTGCCGGCCAGGTAATCCTGATAGAACTCGTCGTTGCGTGCCTTGTAGGCGACGGCATCGAGGAAGCCGCGCTCGCACAGGTAATCGCCCCAGGCGTGGTCACTGTCGCCGCCCAAAAGCGTGTTGTCCAAGTCGAATAAAGCCAGCCGCATTGCAGTTACTCGCTGAAAAGTCTGTAGAAAGGCGTCCAGAATACGGACTTTTCACAAGAGTGCACATAAGGTAGGTCGGCTCGTTGCTGCCTTCACAACCTTTGTGGAACAATGCGGCGACATGCGTTTGCGAGGTTGTTGCCGTGATCGACCCCGATGGTTTCCGCCCCAATGTCGGGATCATTCTCACGAATGATGCCGGACAGGTGCTATGGGCTCGCCGTATCAATCAAGATGCCTGGCAGTTTCCACAGGGCGGGATCAACCCCCAGGAGACGCCGGAAGACGCCTTGTACCGCGAGTTGAACGAAGAAGTGGGTCTTGAGCGCGAAGATGTTGAAATTCTCGCCTGCACCCGGGGCTGGTTGCGCTATCGTTTGCCGCAACGTCTGGTCAGAACACACAGCCAACCGCTGTGCATCGGCCAGAAACAGAAATGGTTTCTCCTGCGCCTGATCTCCAACGAGCAGCGGGTGCGGATGGATTTGACCGGTAAACCGGAGTTCGATGGCTGGCGCTGGGTCAGTTATTGGTATCCGTTGGGCCAGGTGGTGACATTCAAGCGCGAGGTGTATCGACGCGCTCTCAAAGAGCTTGCCCCGCGCCTTTTAACGCGCGACTGACGACGGAGTTCGACCCCGAGCCATGCTCAATACGCTGCGCAAGATCGTCCAGGAAGTTAACTCCGCCAAGGATCTCAAGGCGGCGTTGGGGATTATTGTGTTGCGCGTCAAAGAGGCCATGGGCAGCCAGGTCTGCTCGGTCTACCTGCTTGACCCCGAGACCAACCGCTTCGTGCTGATGGCGACCGAGGGCTTGAACAAGCGCTCGATCGGCAAAGTCAGCATGGCACCCAACGAAGGTCTGGTTGGCCTGGTCGGCACGCGTGAAGAACCCCTGAACCTCGAAAACGCCGCGGATCACCCGCGCTACCGCTACTTCGCCGAAACGGGCGAGGAGCGCTACGCCTCCTTCCTCGGGGCGCCGATCATTCACCACCGCCGCGTCGTCGGCGTGTTGGTCATTCAGCAAAAAGAACGCCGCCAGTTCGATGAAGGTGAAGAAGCCTTCCTCGTGACCATGAGCGCGCAGCTCGCCGGCGTTATCGCCCACGCCGAAGCCACCGGTTCGATCCGTGGCCTGGGCCGTCAGGGCAAAGGCATTCAGGAAGCCAAGTTCGTCGGTGTACCGGGTTCGCCGGGTGCGGCGGTCGGGACCGCGGTGGTCATGCTGCCGCCGGCCGACCTGGACGTGGTGCCCGACAAGACCATCTCCGATATCGCCGCCGAACTCGGGCTGTTCAAGACCGCCATCGAAGGCGTTCGCGCCGACATGCGTGCCTTGTCCGCCAAATTGGCCTCGCAGCTGCGCCCCGAAGAGCGGGCCTTGTTCGACGTCTACCTGATGATGCTCGCCGACGAAGCGCTGGGCAACGAAGTGACCACGGTGATCAAGACCGGTCAGTGGGCCCAGGGTGCGTTGCGTCAGGTGGTCACGGAGCACGTCAACCGTTTCGAATTGATGGACGACGCGTACCTGCGTGAGCGAGCCTCGGACGTCAAGGACCTTGGCCGCCGTTTGCTCGCCTACTTGCAGGAAGAGCGTCAGCAGAATCTGGTCTATCCGGAAAAAACCATTCTGGTCAGCGAAGAACTGACGCCGGCCATGCTCGGCGAGGTGCCGGAAGGCACGCTGGTCGGTCTGGTCTCGGTCCTCGGTTCGGGTAACTCCCACGTCGCGATCCTCGCCCGGGCGATGGGCATACCGACGGTGATGGGCCTGGTCGACCTGCCCTATGCCAAGGTCGACGGCATCGAATTGATCGTCGATGGTAATCGCGGCGAGGTCTACACCAACCCCAGCGACGTGCTGCGCAAGCAGTTCGCCGAAGTGGTGGAAGAAG
This region of Pseudomonas mandelii genomic DNA includes:
- a CDS encoding DUF4399 domain-containing protein, with product MKTFMSRAAFAGLLLSASMLATAATPAPKGAEVFIVSPADGATVPETFTVKFGVKDIALAPAGDVTKNTGHHHLLIDVDKLPAAGAPIPLDANHMHFGKAQTQAEIKLAPGKHTLQLELGDSGHMPFDPPIVSKKITVNVK
- the serA gene encoding phosphoglycerate dehydrogenase — translated: MSKTSLDKSKIKFLLLEGVHQSAVDVLKSAGYTSIEYLTGSLPEAQLKEKIADAHFIGIRSRTQLTEEIFDHAKKLVAVGCFCIGTNQVDLNAARERGIAVFNAPYSNTRSVAELVLAEAILLLRGIPEKNASCHRGGWIKSAANSFEIRGKKLGIVGYGSIGTQLSVLAEGLGMQVYFYDTVTKLPLGNATQVGNLTELLGMSDIVTLHVPETAATQWMIGEKEIRAIKKGGILINAARGTVVELDALADAIKDKHLIGAAIDVFPVEPRSNDEEFESPLRGLDNVILTPHIGGSTAEAQANIGLEVAEKLVKYSDNGTSVSSVNFPEVALPAHPGKHRLLHIHQNIPGVMSEINKVFAENGINISGQFLQTNEKVGYVVIDVDADYSEIAQEKLQHINGTIRCRVLF
- a CDS encoding FAD-binding oxidoreductase, producing MTNPALIDELKTLVEPGKVLTDADSLNTYGKDWTKHFAPAPTAIVFPKTTEQVQAIVRWANTHKVALVPSGGRTGLSAAAVAANGEVVVSFDYMNQILDVNLTDRTAVCQPGVVTEHLQNVAEEKGLYYPVDFASAGSSQIGGNIGTNAGGIKVIRYGMTRNWVAGMKVVTGKGDLLELNRDLIKNATGYDLRQLFIGAEGTLGFVVEATMRLDRAPKNLTAMVLGTADFDSIMPVLHAFQSKLDLTAFEFFSDKALAKVMARGDVPAAFETDCPFYALLEFEATTEEVANHALETFEHCVEQGWVLDGVMSQSETQLQNLWKLREYISETISHWTPYKNDISVTVSKVPAFLKEIDAIVGEHYPDFEIVWFGHIGDGNLHLNILKPENLSKDEFFAKCATVNKWVFETVEKYNGSISAEHGVGMTKRDYLTYSRSPVEIEYMKAVKAVFDPNGIMNPGKIFAV
- a CDS encoding fumarylacetoacetate hydrolase family protein, which encodes MSYQHQYVDGTRIHFPLGKVVCIGRNYAEHAKELDNPVPTEPLLFIKPGSCVVPLEGGFSIPTERGSVHYEAEIAVLIGKPLSTKPSREEVLDAISGFAPALDLTLRDKQAELKSKGLPWEIAKSFDGAAVIAPFVSGSTFADLTDIGIRLTINGEVRQDGNSSAMLNPIVPMIQHMAGCFSLQAGDVILTGTPVGVGPLNVGDELVIELSGASSFTSSVR
- a CDS encoding SdiA-regulated domain-containing protein; translated protein: MATRPLPTVKTARRSRFVMRWYSWLLLVAVAVYGLAFAMHWDDRGVLWLHERFESPAERQESIWLPDYRAVIDAKLLPGMEKDEASDLAYNPHTKTLFSVMGKNPFLVELTLQGDVLRKMPLVGWSNPEGLTMMGNGLLAIVDEREHMLSIVKVDADTRELNITNFPKYDLGPSKDQNKAFEAIVYDPRNQQILLGEERPPALFSWKSDGSQTLKGDKQKLANDELDIRNLSGLAIDPRTGHTLVLSADSHLLLELDEKGEQVSFMTLLGGFNGLKKTIPRAEGVTMDEAGTLYMVSEPNLFYRFEKQK
- a CDS encoding SdiA-regulated domain-containing protein, which encodes MRRLARPKPLILILTVIALVALIAVGQYMRLFERAWFNLHTLWQPLSSESIGLDQYRVELEARVIDGLNDDVSALTFDPVRKSLFTVTNKNAELIELSLDGRIVRRISLVGFGDPEAVEFISADTYVITDERQQRLIKIHLDKDTTFLDAADAEQMTLGVHMSGNKGFEGLAYDSVGKRLFVAKERDPMLIYEVQGFPHYNPEKSYAVHVVNNPKRDAGMFVRDLSSLQYDERSGHLLALSDESRLILELDVDGRPLSTMSLSKGRQGLQKTVPQAEGIAMDDDGTMYLVSEPNLFYVFKKPAQN
- the rpiA gene encoding ribose-5-phosphate isomerase RpiA, with the translated sequence MTQDQLKQAVAQAAVDFILPKLDDKSIVGVGTGSTANCFIDALAKHKGAFDGAVASSEATAARLKGHGIPVYELNTVSDLEFYVDGADESDEHLNLIKGGGAALTREKIVAAVAKTFICIADASKLVPVLGAFPLPVEVIPMARSHVARELVKLGGDPVYREGVLTDNGNIILDVFNMQITNPVELEAQINAIVGVVTNGLFAARPADLLLLGTSEGVKTLKA
- the ilvA gene encoding threonine ammonia-lyase, biosynthetic, with translation MLEQYVKKILTSRVYDVAVETPLQTARQLSERLGNSIWLKREDLQPVFSFKIRGAYNKLTQLSDEERARGVVTASAGNHAQGLALAAKVLGVKATIVMPKTTPEIKVEGVRSRGGKVVLHGDSFPEALAYSLKLVDEKGYVYIHPYDDPHTIAGQGTVAMEILRQHPGRLDAIFVPVGGGGLIAGIAAYVKYLRPEIKIIGVEPDDSNCLQAAMAAGERVVLPTVGLFADGVAVAQIGQHTFDICKDYVDEVITVSTDEICAAIKDIYDDTRSITEPAGALGVAGIKKYVEQRGVTGHTFVAIDSGANVNFDRLRHVAERAELGEGREAIIAVTIPEKPGSFKAFCEAIGKRQITEFNYRYNTGSEAHIFVGVQTHPETDPRSALIASLSEQGFPVLDLTDNELAKLHIRHMVGGRAAQVVDEVVLRFEFPERPGALFNFLNKLGGRWNISMFHYRNHGAADGRVVAGLQVPHDERHLVPAALEEIGYPYWDESDNPAYQLFLG
- a CDS encoding DUF2269 domain-containing protein, whose translation is METLTALKMAHTAATAILLGCALGLGIWFWQTRRRGDATAAARTLQRPRVFVWLLMGLALLSMPFTGWWMVHLVGWPLGQTWLLASSVLYTLAALGWFWLLVRLNKLRTAPGGSGKFTFALALFSFVCFIAIAGLMGAKPV
- a CDS encoding histidinol-phosphatase, encoding MRLALFDLDNTLLGGDSDHAWGDYLCERGFLDAVAYKARNDEFYQDYLAGKLDNDAYLNFCLEVLGRTEMATLDQWHLDYMRDCIEPIVLPKAIDLLAKHREAGDKLVIITATNRFVTGPIAQRLGVETLIATECEMVDGRYTGRSTDVPCFREGKVTRLNRWLEETGHSLEDSYFYSDSMNDFALLEQVANPVAVDPDPNLRAEAEQRGWPVISLRD